The Spirosoma oryzicola genome window below encodes:
- a CDS encoding MFS transporter, whose product MVKLSQEPTTRQPSSTSLRALDTANFFLADVRDGLGPYLAIYLLTTLHWHAQDIGIAMSVMGIATVVAQTPAGALVDRTKRKRVYSIIASLLIAFAAVITITMPTYPVIMGGQAIMGVAAAWFTPAVAAITLGLVGPKALDKRVGRNETFNHAGNVFAALLAGLLGYYVSTKGIFLLLAAMSVMSSLSVWRIREKDIDHQLARGCTEEEEQANDDKPSGWQALLGNRSILFFALACVLFHFANAAMLPLLGQRLAQGIDAGASSAYMSACIIVAQLVMIPVSYMTGKLAPQGRKRLLLIAFAVLPIRGLLYTLTGDPMLLVAIQILDGVGAGIFGVLSILIVSDLTRGSGLFNTTQGAIATAVGLGASLSNAFAGALLQRTNYNFAFLTLAGLALVALAVLWFFVPETSDQKN is encoded by the coding sequence ATGGTTAAATTATCACAAGAACCGACTACTCGACAGCCTAGCTCAACAAGCCTACGAGCGCTGGACACCGCAAATTTCTTCCTGGCCGATGTTCGGGACGGGTTAGGCCCTTATCTGGCCATATACCTGTTGACAACCCTGCATTGGCACGCGCAGGACATTGGTATTGCCATGTCGGTGATGGGAATTGCCACCGTTGTTGCCCAGACACCAGCGGGTGCGCTGGTCGACCGAACTAAACGGAAACGCGTCTATTCCATTATTGCTTCGCTGCTCATTGCCTTTGCCGCCGTTATCACGATTACCATGCCGACTTATCCAGTGATCATGGGAGGTCAGGCCATTATGGGTGTAGCAGCCGCCTGGTTCACCCCGGCTGTTGCCGCCATTACACTCGGTTTGGTTGGTCCCAAAGCCTTAGATAAACGCGTTGGGCGGAATGAAACGTTTAATCACGCGGGTAATGTATTTGCTGCCCTGCTGGCGGGATTACTGGGTTATTATGTGAGCACAAAAGGAATTTTTCTTTTGCTGGCAGCCATGTCCGTCATGAGTAGTCTGTCTGTTTGGCGCATCCGGGAAAAAGACATTGATCATCAACTGGCCCGGGGCTGTACGGAGGAAGAGGAGCAGGCCAACGATGATAAACCCTCGGGCTGGCAGGCGCTCCTCGGCAACCGATCGATCCTCTTTTTTGCCCTGGCCTGCGTGCTATTCCATTTTGCCAATGCGGCCATGCTTCCTCTGCTCGGTCAGCGATTAGCCCAAGGGATTGATGCTGGCGCTTCATCGGCCTATATGTCGGCCTGCATTATTGTTGCTCAGCTCGTCATGATTCCTGTCAGTTACATGACGGGCAAACTAGCACCCCAAGGACGCAAGCGTTTATTGCTCATCGCCTTTGCCGTCTTGCCCATTCGCGGACTGCTTTACACGCTGACGGGCGACCCGATGTTGCTGGTGGCTATTCAGATTCTGGACGGCGTTGGTGCCGGAATTTTTGGGGTGCTGTCCATTCTGATTGTCTCGGACCTGACACGCGGTTCGGGCCTGTTCAACACCACGCAGGGAGCTATTGCCACAGCTGTTGGGTTAGGCGCTTCACTTAGCAACGCCTTTGCGGGAGCCTTGCTACAACGCACAAACTACAACTTCGCTTTTCTAACCTTAGCCGGTCTGGCCCTTGTCGCGCTGGCGGTATTATGGTTTTTCGTTCCCGAAACGAGTGATCAGAAAAACTGA